From a single Nakamurella alba genomic region:
- a CDS encoding NAD(P)/FAD-dependent oxidoreductase: GLVDTVYAEGIAAGQPLTRPAGEDLAALVPLADPHGIVATSCHPLDGHYDPAAATRHFADQLAPAGVTLLLRTTARRIRTHPDHSVAGIHTSHGTITTPILVVAAGIWTRHLSRTVGVDIPFQQRSVTLGRTTPATPGLFAPVLQHSEFTAWQREDGRIVLGTGLIGRDTVHLPPAALADPDVRRHLRANRHATRIRPDLTGTTRHTPDHIPDTMRWYPPDRSELTRALKALHRAVPATSSVKIEHTWTGILDTTPDALPVLDTTQDVPGLTVLAGMSGHGMAIGPVTGTIGAHLALGKDTGFDLTAFRHRRFDRPRRATASRPG, encoded by the coding sequence GGCCTGGTCGACACCGTCTACGCCGAAGGCATCGCCGCCGGACAGCCACTCACCAGGCCCGCCGGTGAGGACCTGGCGGCGTTGGTGCCGCTGGCCGACCCGCACGGCATCGTCGCCACCAGCTGCCACCCTCTCGACGGCCACTACGACCCGGCCGCCGCCACCCGCCATTTCGCCGACCAACTCGCCCCCGCCGGCGTCACGTTGCTGCTGCGCACCACCGCCCGCCGCATCCGGACCCACCCCGACCACTCCGTCGCCGGCATCCACACCAGCCACGGCACCATCACCACCCCGATACTTGTCGTGGCCGCCGGCATCTGGACGCGGCACCTGTCCCGCACGGTCGGAGTCGACATCCCTTTCCAACAGCGCTCCGTCACCCTGGGCCGCACCACCCCCGCGACCCCCGGCCTGTTCGCCCCGGTGCTGCAGCACTCCGAGTTCACCGCCTGGCAACGAGAAGACGGCCGCATCGTCCTCGGCACCGGCCTCATCGGCCGCGACACCGTCCACCTGCCACCCGCCGCGCTGGCCGACCCGGACGTCCGCCGGCACCTGCGCGCCAACCGGCACGCCACCCGCATCCGCCCCGACCTGACCGGCACCACCCGACACACCCCCGACCACATCCCGGACACCATGCGCTGGTATCCGCCCGATCGCAGCGAGCTCACCCGGGCGCTGAAAGCCCTGCACCGGGCCGTCCCCGCCACCAGCAGCGTGAAGATCGAGCACACCTGGACCGGCATCCTGGACACCACCCCCGACGCCCTCCCCGTCCTGGACACCACCCAGGACGTCCCCGGACTCACCGTCCTGGCCGGCATGTCCGGCCACGGCATGGCCATCGGACCCGTCACCGGCACCATCGGCGCCCACCTCGCCCTCGGCAAAGACACCGGCTTCGACCTCACCGCCTTCCGCCACCGGCGCTTCGACCGACCGCGCAGAGCCACCGCCTCCCGACCGGGCTGA
- a CDS encoding carboxymuconolactone decarboxylase family protein, with product MSHYHDPSDADYDKVYAAETPDLLKAFGRFDAAVFAPEGRALDLKHRELIAVAVALTTQCVYCIEFHSQNAMKAGATTAELAEASWVATAIRAGGGFAHGRLAFKYAGQTDVTTS from the coding sequence ATGTCGCACTACCACGATCCGTCGGATGCCGACTACGACAAGGTCTACGCAGCGGAGACCCCGGATCTGCTGAAAGCTTTCGGCCGGTTCGACGCCGCGGTGTTCGCGCCCGAGGGTCGCGCACTCGATCTCAAGCACCGGGAACTGATCGCGGTGGCCGTCGCACTGACCACACAGTGCGTCTACTGCATCGAGTTCCACTCGCAGAACGCCATGAAGGCCGGCGCGACGACAGCCGAACTCGCGGAGGCAAGCTGGGTGGCGACCGCGATCCGAGCTGGGGGCGGCTTCGCGCACGGCCGGTTGGCCTTCAAGTACGCCGGGCAGACCGACGTCACTACCAGCTGA
- a CDS encoding UBP-type zinc finger domain-containing protein, translating into MSEIPGVDPSVPPSGTGCVECDAAGGWWVHLRRCALCGHIGCCDTSPSQHATAHFKESGHPIIRSFEPGEDWFWDYTSDSGFGGPELADPQAHPADQPVPGPAGRVPADWMKYVH; encoded by the coding sequence ATGTCCGAGATCCCCGGCGTGGACCCGAGTGTGCCGCCGAGCGGCACCGGTTGCGTGGAGTGCGACGCGGCCGGCGGCTGGTGGGTGCACCTGCGCCGGTGCGCGCTGTGCGGCCACATCGGCTGCTGCGACACCTCGCCCTCCCAGCACGCGACGGCGCACTTCAAGGAGTCCGGCCACCCGATCATCCGCAGCTTCGAGCCCGGCGAGGACTGGTTCTGGGACTACACCTCGGACTCCGGTTTCGGTGGGCCGGAGCTCGCCGACCCGCAGGCGCACCCCGCCGACCAGCCCGTCCCCGGCCCCGCCGGGCGGGTGCCCGCCGACTGGATGAAGTACGTGCACTGA
- a CDS encoding ATP-binding protein: protein MSETLPCDIEELRTLFLFEKLEPEQLQRICSEGHVIRAEPGNLFTEGDPATCFYVMLEGEIALLRRVGGEDIETSRTSQRGVYSGAVQSYLGEQVPQIYRNSVRVIRPSRFYVLDAGTFAGIMREWFPMAMHMLEGLFLGLQSSQAAVGQRERLLALGSLSAGLTHELNNPAAAAVRATAALRERVAGMRHKLGFIASGHFTPDAMAAVVKIQEEAVERAAKAPQLSPLEAGDREDALADWLDEHDVPGGWDIAPTLVQAGLEPDWLQEVRDTVGEQAFPGAVRWLGYTVETEQLMDEIADATTRISTLVDSAKQYSQMDRAPFQVVDVHQLLDSTLVMLGKKIGSGVQVVKHYDTSLPRIGCYAAELNQVWTNLIDNAVGAMHGEGTLAITTGPLGDDHLFVEIADTGPGVPEEIRDRIFEPFFTTKPVGEGTGLGLDISWRIVVKKHRGDLSLQSTPGDTRFLVRLPLSGPQPTDA from the coding sequence ATGTCTGAGACCCTGCCCTGCGACATCGAGGAACTGCGCACGCTGTTCCTCTTCGAGAAGCTGGAACCCGAGCAGCTGCAGCGCATCTGCAGTGAGGGTCACGTGATCCGTGCCGAGCCGGGCAACCTGTTCACCGAGGGCGACCCGGCCACCTGCTTCTACGTGATGCTCGAGGGCGAGATCGCGCTGCTCCGCCGCGTCGGCGGCGAGGACATCGAGACGTCCCGGACCTCGCAGCGCGGCGTGTACAGCGGCGCGGTGCAGTCCTACCTCGGCGAGCAGGTGCCGCAGATCTACCGCAACTCGGTCCGGGTGATCCGGCCGTCGCGGTTCTACGTGCTGGACGCCGGCACCTTCGCCGGGATCATGCGCGAGTGGTTCCCGATGGCCATGCACATGCTGGAGGGCCTGTTCCTCGGCCTGCAGAGCTCGCAGGCCGCGGTCGGCCAGCGTGAGCGGTTGCTGGCCCTGGGCTCGCTGTCCGCCGGGCTCACCCACGAGCTGAACAATCCGGCGGCGGCCGCGGTCCGGGCGACCGCGGCGCTGCGCGAGCGGGTGGCCGGTATGCGGCACAAACTCGGCTTCATCGCCTCCGGGCACTTCACCCCGGACGCGATGGCGGCCGTGGTGAAGATCCAGGAGGAGGCGGTCGAGCGTGCGGCCAAGGCGCCGCAGCTCAGCCCGCTGGAGGCCGGGGACCGGGAGGACGCCCTCGCCGACTGGCTGGACGAGCACGACGTGCCGGGCGGCTGGGACATCGCGCCGACCCTGGTGCAGGCCGGGCTGGAACCGGACTGGCTGCAGGAGGTCCGTGACACCGTCGGCGAGCAGGCCTTCCCCGGTGCTGTCCGCTGGCTCGGCTACACGGTGGAGACCGAGCAGCTGATGGACGAGATCGCCGACGCCACCACCCGCATCTCCACCCTGGTCGACTCGGCCAAGCAGTACTCGCAGATGGATCGCGCGCCGTTCCAGGTCGTCGACGTGCACCAGCTGCTCGACTCGACATTGGTGATGCTCGGCAAGAAGATCGGCAGCGGCGTGCAGGTGGTCAAGCACTACGACACCTCGCTGCCGCGGATCGGTTGCTACGCCGCCGAACTCAACCAGGTGTGGACCAACCTCATCGACAACGCGGTCGGCGCGATGCACGGCGAGGGCACGCTGGCCATCACCACCGGACCGCTCGGCGACGACCACCTGTTCGTCGAGATCGCCGACACCGGACCCGGTGTGCCGGAGGAGATCCGCGACCGGATCTTCGAGCCGTTCTTCACCACGAAGCCGGTCGGCGAGGGCACCGGCCTCGGGCTGGACATCTCCTGGCGCATCGTCGTCAAGAAGCACCGCGGCGACCTGAGCCTGCAGTCCACCCCTGGCGACACCCGGTTCCTGGTCCGGCTGCCACTGTCCGGCCCGCAGCCCACCGACGCCTGA
- a CDS encoding FAD-dependent oxidoreductase, which yields MTAAVPGPSRSAILTVDDDPGVSRSVARDLRRRYGSDHRIVRAESGAQALDALRELKLRGDQVAVLLADYRMPQMNGIEFLEQAMDLFPAARRVLLTAYADTDAAITAINVVDLDHYLVKPWDPPEEKLYPVVDSLLEAWKAADHRAVPETKVIGHRWSARSAEVRDFLARNQIPYRWFAADEAEGERLLAAAGQDAQSLPVVITTEGQPLVAPSDAQLADRVGLATTPISDFYDLIVVGGGPAGLGAAVYGASEGLRTVLVERTATGGQAGQSSRIENYLGFPDGLSGAQLADRARRQATRFGAELLTTRDVVGLEVHGPARRVRFADGSSVDARAVVLATGVSYRQLPADGLGDLTGRGVYYGAALTEATSCAQQDVYIVGGANSAGQAAVYLARGARSVTLLVRGSTLESSMSYYLIQQIAAIENIHVRTCTEVIAGTGSDHLEELTLRSTATGETETVPAGWLFVFIGAAPRTDWLDGVVVKDGKGFVVAGPDLPLDDGHPRSWPLERPPYHLETSVPGVFVAGDARSESAKRVASAVGEGAMAVMLVHRYLERS from the coding sequence ATGACCGCAGCAGTGCCCGGTCCTTCCCGATCGGCGATCCTGACCGTCGACGACGATCCCGGGGTGTCCAGGTCGGTCGCCCGCGACCTGCGCCGCCGCTACGGCTCCGACCACCGCATCGTGCGGGCCGAGTCCGGGGCACAGGCCCTGGACGCGCTGCGCGAGCTGAAGCTCCGCGGGGACCAGGTCGCCGTGCTGCTGGCCGACTACCGGATGCCGCAGATGAACGGCATCGAGTTCCTGGAGCAGGCGATGGACCTGTTCCCGGCGGCCCGCCGGGTGCTGCTCACCGCTTACGCCGACACCGATGCGGCGATCACCGCCATCAACGTCGTCGACCTGGACCACTACCTGGTCAAGCCCTGGGACCCGCCGGAGGAGAAGCTCTACCCGGTGGTGGACTCCCTGCTGGAGGCATGGAAGGCGGCCGATCACCGGGCGGTGCCGGAGACCAAGGTGATCGGGCATCGCTGGTCGGCGCGCTCGGCCGAGGTGCGGGACTTCCTGGCGCGCAACCAGATCCCGTACCGCTGGTTCGCCGCCGACGAGGCGGAGGGCGAGCGGCTGCTGGCCGCGGCCGGTCAGGACGCGCAGTCGCTGCCGGTGGTGATCACCACCGAGGGGCAACCGCTGGTGGCGCCGTCGGACGCCCAGCTGGCCGACCGGGTCGGGCTGGCCACCACACCGATCTCCGACTTCTACGACCTGATCGTCGTGGGCGGCGGGCCGGCCGGTCTCGGCGCGGCGGTCTACGGGGCCTCCGAGGGTCTGCGCACCGTGTTGGTGGAGCGCACCGCGACCGGGGGCCAGGCCGGGCAGAGCTCGCGGATCGAGAACTACCTCGGTTTCCCGGACGGCTTGTCCGGCGCCCAGCTCGCGGACCGGGCCCGCCGGCAGGCCACCCGGTTCGGTGCCGAACTGCTGACCACCCGGGACGTGGTCGGCCTGGAGGTGCACGGCCCGGCCCGGCGGGTGCGGTTCGCCGACGGCAGCTCGGTCGACGCCCGGGCCGTGGTGCTGGCCACCGGCGTGTCCTACCGGCAGCTGCCGGCCGACGGTCTGGGCGACCTGACCGGCCGCGGCGTCTACTACGGCGCGGCACTGACCGAGGCGACATCCTGTGCGCAGCAGGACGTCTACATCGTCGGCGGGGCCAACTCGGCCGGCCAGGCCGCGGTGTACCTGGCCCGTGGTGCCCGGTCGGTGACGCTGCTGGTGCGCGGGTCGACGCTGGAGTCGTCGATGTCCTACTACCTGATCCAACAGATCGCTGCGATCGAGAACATCCACGTCCGCACCTGCACGGAGGTGATCGCCGGCACCGGGTCCGACCACCTGGAGGAGCTGACCCTGCGCAGCACCGCGACGGGGGAGACCGAGACGGTGCCGGCCGGCTGGTTGTTCGTGTTCATCGGCGCCGCGCCGCGCACCGACTGGCTGGACGGCGTCGTGGTGAAGGACGGGAAGGGTTTCGTCGTGGCCGGTCCCGACCTGCCGCTGGACGACGGACACCCGCGCAGCTGGCCGCTGGAGCGGCCGCCGTACCACCTGGAGACCAGCGTGCCCGGCGTGTTCGTCGCCGGTGACGCCCGGTCCGAGTCCGCGAAACGGGTGGCCTCCGCCGTCGGCGAGGGAGCCATGGCCGTGATGCTGGTCCATCGATACCTGGAGCGATCATGA
- a CDS encoding TetR/AcrR family transcriptional regulator, protein MTGFQRARSAEQREVRRTAILATAAEMLQEMPVAELSLNALSRRVCLAKSNVLRYFESREAVLLELLTAQWADWLEELPGLLAAVPADAPVADRVERVAELVASAAAARPVLCDLLGAQAGVLERNLSPEVAAAWKRSSLTDATRLGAVIGAAVPELTDAAAIEAAAGVSVVAGALWQHTQPSAAMLEAYRAAPDLAAMKLDFAPALQEVLAVVLTGLLHRPPIGGGPFGMPLPVSITGRVAP, encoded by the coding sequence ATGACCGGGTTCCAACGGGCGCGCTCCGCGGAGCAGCGCGAGGTGCGCCGCACCGCCATCCTGGCGACCGCGGCGGAGATGCTCCAGGAGATGCCGGTCGCCGAGCTGAGCCTGAACGCGCTGAGCCGCCGGGTCTGCCTGGCCAAGTCGAACGTGTTGCGCTACTTCGAGTCCCGCGAGGCGGTGCTGCTCGAGCTGCTCACCGCGCAGTGGGCGGACTGGCTCGAGGAGCTGCCCGGGCTCTTGGCCGCGGTGCCGGCCGACGCGCCGGTGGCCGACCGGGTGGAGCGGGTGGCGGAGCTGGTGGCGTCCGCGGCCGCCGCCCGACCGGTGCTCTGCGACCTGCTCGGGGCGCAGGCCGGCGTGCTGGAGCGCAACCTCTCGCCCGAGGTCGCCGCGGCCTGGAAGCGGTCCTCCCTGACCGACGCCACCCGGCTCGGGGCGGTGATCGGTGCGGCGGTCCCGGAGCTGACCGACGCCGCGGCGATCGAGGCCGCGGCCGGCGTCTCGGTGGTCGCCGGCGCGCTGTGGCAGCACACCCAGCCGTCCGCGGCGATGCTCGAGGCCTACCGCGCCGCACCGGATCTCGCCGCGATGAAGCTCGACTTCGCCCCGGCGCTGCAGGAGGTGCTGGCGGTGGTGCTGACCGGCCTGCTGCACCGGCCGCCGATCGGCGGCGGGCCGTTCGGGATGCCGCTGCCGGTGTCGATCACCGGCCGGGTCGCTCCGTGA
- a CDS encoding DUF5655 domain-containing protein, with the protein MGDPRWSVEDHMRGKPAGSLELYRSFVELLDRCGPYELSPSKTTITFKGARRGFAGARPTATGLRCYLDLQRIVRDPRISSVSPYTTSLFVHHVTVTRPDQLDEEFAGWLGEAYAVGQGAHLAR; encoded by the coding sequence ATGGGTGACCCGCGATGGAGCGTCGAGGACCACATGCGCGGCAAGCCCGCCGGATCGCTCGAGCTGTACCGGTCGTTCGTGGAGCTGCTGGACCGGTGCGGGCCGTACGAGCTGTCGCCGTCCAAGACGACGATCACCTTCAAAGGTGCGCGGCGCGGGTTCGCCGGCGCCCGGCCGACGGCCACCGGCCTGCGCTGCTACCTGGACCTGCAGCGGATCGTCCGGGATCCGCGGATCAGCTCGGTGTCGCCGTACACCACGTCGCTGTTCGTCCACCACGTCACGGTGACCCGGCCGGATCAGTTGGACGAGGAGTTCGCCGGCTGGCTGGGCGAGGCCTACGCGGTCGGGCAGGGCGCGCACCTGGCCCGCTGA
- a CDS encoding SDR family oxidoreductase — translation MLEIPDLTGRTVVVTGANSGTGKEATRRLAGAGATVVMAVRTPEKGEQARSEIRAGLPDADLQVRRVDLADLASIADFADGLVADGTPIDLLINNAGVMAPPRRLETADGFELQFGSNFLGPFALTLRLLPLLLEAGGARVTTMSSGVSHMGRIDVDDLQWQRKRWSPMRSYAQSKLADLMFSLQLARIATERDLDLVSNAAHPGFTRTNLQTAGANLGRATPKRRQSLMFSLVPSQSVGPGTEPLLHAATSPIAGSGSYWGPGGFASLIGPTAVSRIPRHALDEQVAARLWTTAEELTGVTLDAAVRPRA, via the coding sequence ATGCTCGAGATCCCCGACCTGACCGGCCGCACCGTGGTCGTGACCGGCGCGAACAGCGGCACCGGCAAGGAGGCGACCCGTCGGCTCGCCGGCGCGGGCGCGACTGTGGTCATGGCCGTCCGGACGCCGGAGAAGGGCGAGCAGGCCCGATCCGAGATCCGGGCCGGGCTGCCGGACGCCGACCTGCAGGTGCGCCGGGTCGACCTCGCCGACCTGGCGTCGATCGCGGACTTCGCCGACGGCCTGGTCGCCGACGGCACGCCCATCGACCTGCTGATCAACAACGCCGGCGTGATGGCGCCGCCGCGGCGGCTGGAGACGGCCGACGGCTTCGAGCTGCAGTTCGGCAGCAACTTCCTCGGCCCGTTCGCGCTGACCCTGCGGCTGCTCCCGCTGCTGCTCGAAGCGGGCGGTGCCCGGGTCACCACCATGAGCAGCGGCGTCAGCCACATGGGCCGGATCGACGTCGATGACCTGCAGTGGCAGCGCAAGCGCTGGTCGCCGATGCGCAGCTACGCCCAGTCGAAGCTGGCCGACCTGATGTTCTCGCTGCAACTCGCGCGGATCGCCACCGAGCGTGACCTGGACCTGGTCAGCAATGCCGCGCACCCCGGGTTCACCCGGACCAACCTGCAGACGGCCGGCGCCAACCTGGGGCGGGCCACGCCGAAACGACGGCAGTCGCTGATGTTCTCGCTGGTGCCCTCGCAGTCGGTCGGGCCGGGCACCGAGCCGCTGCTGCACGCGGCCACGTCGCCGATCGCCGGATCCGGTTCCTATTGGGGCCCGGGCGGTTTCGCCAGTCTGATCGGCCCGACCGCGGTGTCCCGCATCCCGCGGCACGCGCTCGACGAGCAGGTGGCGGCGCGGCTCTGGACCACCGCCGAGGAACTGACCGGCGTCACGCTCGACGCGGCGGTGCGACCGCGCGCCTGA
- a CDS encoding GNAT family N-acetyltransferase produces MAFLEPVTLTGDLVVLEPLSTDHLEGAVAAVRDGELWKLSYTAIPDPDGVAAEIDRRLAEQAAGRMLPFTAVRRDTGEVIGMTTFMNPDPVNRRVEIGHTWNATSAHRTGTNTESKLLLLGHAFETLGCIAVEFRTNWLNMQSRAAIARLGAKQDGVLRHHMVMPDGSFRDTVVFSIIAVEWPAIRGELRRRLAAHR; encoded by the coding sequence ATGGCCTTCCTCGAACCCGTCACACTCACCGGCGATCTCGTGGTGCTGGAGCCGCTGTCCACCGATCACCTCGAGGGTGCGGTCGCGGCGGTCCGGGACGGCGAGTTGTGGAAGCTGAGCTACACCGCCATCCCCGATCCGGACGGTGTCGCCGCCGAGATCGACCGCCGACTGGCCGAGCAGGCAGCCGGCCGGATGCTCCCGTTCACGGCCGTGCGTCGGGACACCGGCGAGGTCATCGGGATGACCACCTTCATGAACCCGGACCCGGTCAACCGCCGGGTGGAGATCGGGCACACGTGGAACGCGACCTCCGCGCACCGGACCGGCACCAACACCGAGAGCAAGCTGCTGCTGCTCGGCCACGCCTTCGAGACCCTCGGCTGCATCGCCGTGGAGTTCCGGACGAACTGGTTGAACATGCAGTCCCGGGCGGCGATCGCCAGGCTCGGCGCGAAGCAGGACGGCGTGCTGCGGCACCACATGGTGATGCCGGACGGCAGTTTCCGGGACACCGTGGTGTTCTCGATCATCGCCGTGGAGTGGCCGGCGATCCGTGGCGAGCTGCGCCGCCGGTTGGCCGCACACCGCTGA
- a CDS encoding molybdenum cofactor biosynthesis protein MoaE, producing the protein MTGRVIIAAVSDENLDVAAHVAAVDVAAAGATVSFSGVVRDHDGGRSVQELEYQVHPTAARVVAEVAAEIAARDGVLAVAVSHRFGLLGIGDVALAAAVSAAHRREAFAACAELVDEVKKRIPIWKRQVFADGSDEWVGSA; encoded by the coding sequence ATGACCGGCCGGGTGATCATCGCCGCGGTGTCCGACGAGAACCTGGACGTGGCAGCGCATGTCGCGGCGGTGGACGTGGCCGCCGCCGGCGCGACGGTGAGCTTCTCCGGGGTGGTGCGTGACCACGACGGCGGCCGGTCGGTGCAGGAGTTGGAGTACCAGGTGCACCCCACCGCGGCCCGGGTGGTCGCCGAGGTCGCCGCCGAGATCGCCGCCCGGGACGGTGTTCTCGCCGTCGCGGTCAGTCACCGGTTCGGGCTGCTCGGGATCGGTGACGTCGCACTGGCCGCCGCGGTGTCCGCCGCCCACCGGCGCGAGGCGTTCGCCGCCTGCGCCGAACTGGTGGACGAGGTCAAGAAGCGGATCCCGATCTGGAAGCGTCAGGTGTTCGCCGACGGGTCCGACGAGTGGGTCGGCTCGGCCTGA
- a CDS encoding MogA/MoaB family molybdenum cofactor biosynthesis protein produces the protein MIVASTRAAAGVYPDRTGPLLVEWLRGKGFHCEDAVVVADGPDLPIALRGALTADLVITSGGTGLTPTDGTPEATAALLDYQIPGLADALRREGADKVPTAILSRGVAGVAGRTLVVNLPGSTGGVKDGMAVLDRVLDHALDQLAGGDHPGSGTG, from the coding sequence GTGATCGTCGCCTCGACCCGCGCGGCGGCCGGTGTCTACCCGGACCGGACCGGACCGCTGCTGGTGGAATGGTTGCGCGGCAAGGGGTTCCACTGCGAGGACGCGGTGGTCGTCGCCGACGGGCCGGACCTGCCGATCGCGCTGCGCGGCGCACTGACCGCCGACCTGGTGATCACCTCCGGCGGGACCGGCCTCACCCCCACCGACGGCACCCCGGAGGCGACCGCCGCCCTGCTGGACTACCAGATCCCCGGCCTGGCCGACGCGCTGCGCCGGGAGGGCGCGGACAAGGTGCCGACGGCGATCCTGTCCCGCGGGGTCGCCGGTGTCGCCGGGCGCACCCTGGTGGTCAACCTGCCGGGGTCGACCGGCGGGGTGAAGGACGGCATGGCGGTGCTGGACCGGGTGCTGGACCACGCCCTGGACCAGCTGGCCGGCGGCGACCACCCCGGATCGGGCACCGGATGA
- the moaC gene encoding cyclic pyranopterin monophosphate synthase MoaC, translating into MTDAAGLTHVDAAGSARMVDVTGKEVTARTAVATGVLRTTAEVVDLLRRDGLPKGDALATARIAGIMAAKRTPDLVPLCHPIAISGVTVDLSLGGDEVRITATVRTADRTGVEMEALTSVAVAGLTLHDMVKAVDPAAVLDAVRVESKDGGKTGSWQRPADR; encoded by the coding sequence ATGACTGACGCAGCCGGGCTGACCCACGTCGACGCCGCCGGGTCCGCCCGGATGGTCGACGTGACCGGCAAGGAGGTCACCGCTCGCACGGCGGTGGCCACCGGCGTGCTGCGGACCACCGCCGAGGTGGTCGACCTGCTCCGCCGGGACGGTCTGCCCAAGGGCGACGCGCTGGCCACCGCCCGGATCGCCGGGATCATGGCCGCCAAGCGCACCCCGGACCTGGTGCCGCTGTGCCACCCGATCGCGATCTCCGGTGTCACCGTTGATCTCTCGCTCGGCGGGGACGAGGTGCGGATCACCGCGACGGTGCGGACGGCGGATCGCACCGGCGTCGAGATGGAGGCGCTGACCAGCGTGGCCGTCGCCGGGCTGACGCTGCACGACATGGTCAAGGCCGTGGACCCGGCCGCGGTGCTGGATGCCGTCCGCGTCGAGTCGAAGGACGGCGGCAAGACCGGGTCCTGGCAGCGGCCGGCGGACCGATGA
- a CDS encoding NAD-dependent malic enzyme codes for MAMPGPGYSITMRIAAPPSATAAGDLTTAVGKAGGVITAFDVVESAAGLMVVDLSANALSADHAGLITEAVGSLPGVEVRKVSDRTFLVHLGGKIEVTSKVPLRNRDDLSRAYTPGVARVCRAIADNPDDARRLTIKRNTVAVVTDGTAVLGLGNIGPAAALPVMEGKAALFKKFAGVDAWPVCLDTTDTEEIIRTVQLIAPVYGGINLEDIAAPRCFEIERRLRGMLDIPVFHDDQHGTAIVVVAALRNALRVVGKDITNCRIVVSGVGAAGNAIIRLLLKQTPADIVAVDINGIVHRGREGMDPNLAEVAGKTNKDAQTGTIHDAIVGADVFIGVSAPNILTGADIRAMNSDAVVFALANPDPEIDPLEAQQYAAVVATGRSDFPNQINNVLAFPGVFRGLLDAQAHNITDDMLLAAAAAIADVVAPDQVNASYIVPSVFDAKVSKAVAAAVSRVAHEQGHAAPAASFSSVGEDDD; via the coding sequence ATGGCGATGCCAGGTCCCGGTTACTCGATCACCATGCGGATCGCGGCCCCGCCGTCGGCCACCGCAGCGGGGGATCTGACCACCGCTGTGGGCAAGGCCGGCGGCGTGATCACCGCCTTCGACGTCGTCGAATCGGCCGCCGGGCTGATGGTCGTCGACCTCTCGGCGAACGCGCTGTCCGCCGACCACGCCGGCCTGATCACCGAGGCGGTCGGCAGCCTGCCGGGCGTCGAGGTGCGCAAGGTCTCCGACCGCACCTTCCTGGTCCACCTCGGCGGCAAGATCGAGGTCACCTCCAAGGTCCCGCTGCGCAACCGTGACGACCTCTCCCGCGCCTACACCCCCGGCGTCGCGCGGGTCTGCCGGGCCATCGCCGACAACCCGGACGACGCCCGCCGGCTCACCATCAAGCGGAACACGGTCGCCGTGGTCACCGACGGCACCGCCGTGCTGGGCCTGGGCAACATCGGCCCGGCCGCGGCGCTGCCGGTGATGGAGGGCAAGGCGGCGCTGTTCAAGAAGTTCGCCGGCGTCGACGCCTGGCCGGTCTGCCTGGACACCACCGACACCGAGGAGATCATCCGCACGGTGCAGCTGATCGCCCCGGTCTACGGCGGCATCAACCTCGAGGACATCGCCGCCCCACGGTGTTTCGAGATCGAGCGGCGGCTGCGCGGGATGCTGGACATCCCGGTGTTCCACGACGACCAGCACGGCACCGCGATCGTCGTGGTCGCGGCCCTGCGCAACGCGCTGCGGGTGGTCGGCAAGGACATCACCAACTGCCGGATCGTGGTCTCCGGGGTCGGCGCCGCCGGCAACGCCATCATCCGGCTGCTGCTGAAGCAGACCCCGGCCGACATCGTCGCCGTCGACATCAACGGCATCGTGCACCGCGGCCGGGAGGGCATGGACCCGAACCTGGCCGAGGTGGCCGGCAAGACCAACAAGGACGCGCAGACCGGCACCATCCACGACGCGATCGTCGGGGCCGACGTGTTCATCGGCGTCTCCGCGCCGAACATCCTGACCGGCGCGGACATCCGGGCGATGAACTCCGACGCGGTGGTGTTCGCGCTGGCGAACCCGGACCCGGAGATCGACCCGCTGGAGGCGCAGCAGTACGCCGCCGTCGTCGCCACCGGCCGCAGCGACTTCCCGAACCAGATCAACAACGTGCTGGCCTTCCCGGGGGTGTTCCGCGGGCTGCTGGACGCCCAGGCGCACAACATCACCGACGACATGCTGCTGGCCGCGGCCGCCGCGATCGCCGACGTGGTGGCGCCGGACCAGGTCAACGCCTCCTACATCGTGCCGAGCGTGTTCGACGCGAAGGTCTCGAAGGCGGTGGCGGCGGCGGTGTCCCGGGTCGCGCACGAGCAGGGCCACGCGGCGCCGGCCGCCAGCTTCTCCTCGGTCGGCGAGGACGATGACTGA